The following coding sequences are from one Aethina tumida isolate Nest 87 chromosome 2, icAetTumi1.1, whole genome shotgun sequence window:
- the LOC109608989 gene encoding longitudinals lacking protein, isoforms A/B/D/L isoform X5, whose product MDDDQQFCLRWNNHQSTLVAVFDTLLENGTLVDCTLAAEGKCLNAHKVVLSACSPYFESLLSRHFDKHPILILKDVKFQELKAMMDYMYRGEVNISQDQLGALLKAAESLQIKGLSDNRKGETERKPAPAPPPPKSPQPTSALPKVQGLTIEQRSREDSREGSQSPGPRKKKRMRRKSEDIDNHDASNSSESHSLPAQNIPSLPAVSKLNADVPEPVETKSDLLRHKQEDIPQVPTIKEKLEHTELMLEPKSEYVEDMNEDSIEDLTLDDDDISNMEQMDEGAGPSHGNMDQGGNQGFGNWHMGNQSQDEVFLAAQEAVGAHRDSQAQDLRMPRPWDSLPSHLVLPMMLMRENMKQSMLQSVNSSLDLSLSPSSLKSKNRASESGSFACPNCGRTYKLKSSLRNHQKWECGKEPQFKCPHCVYKAKQKMHMARHMERMHRDLNFSTIKTEIKTEDDGDKSEMGAETD is encoded by the exons ATGGACGACGACCAGCAGTTCTGTTTAAGGTGGAACAACCATCAATCGACACTGGTAGCGGTCTTTGACACATTGTTAGAAAATGGAACGCTGGTTGACTGCACGCTGGCGGCAGAAGGCAAATGCCTAAACgcacacaaagtagttttatctGCCTGCAGTCCGTATTTTGAG tcGTTGCTGTCGCGACACTTTGACAAACATCCCATATTAATACTCAAAGATGTGAAGTTCCAAGAGCTGAAGGCAATGATGGACTACATGTACAGGGGGGAGGTGAACATATCACAGGACCAATTGGGCGCCCTCCTGAAGGCGGCCGAGTCCCTACAGATAAAGGGACTCTCCGACAATAGAAAGGGCGAGACTGAACGCAAACCAGCCCCGGCGCCGCCGCCTCCGAAGAGTCCACAGCCCACATCGGCACTACCAAAAGTACAAGGCCTCACGATAGAACAACGCAGCCGGGAAGATAGCAGGGAGGGAAGCCAGTCGCCGGGTCCACGGAAGAAAAAGCGAATGAGGCGCAAGAGCGAAGACATAGACAACCACGACGCCTCAAACTCCTCCGAATCTCATAGTCTACCCGCCCAAAACATTCCCTCGTTACCTGCCGTATCCAAATTAAATGCCGATGTGCCTGAACCTGTAGAAACCAAATCCGATTTATTAAGGCATAAGCAAGAAGATATCCCACAAGTTCCTacaatcaaagaaaaattagaaCATACTGAACTGATGCTTGAGCCAAAGTCTGAATATGTAGAGGACATGAACGAGGACAGTATTGAAGATTTGACCCTAGATGACGATGATATTAGTAACATGGAACAAATGGACGAAGGAGCTGGGCCTAGTCATGGCAATATGGACCAAGGAGGAAATCAAG GATTCGGAAACTGGCATATGGGAAATCAAAGTCAAGACGAAGTATTTTTGGCCGCGCAAGAGGCCGTTGGTGCACATCGTGATTCACAAG CACAAGACTTGCGGATGCCGCGCCCCTGGGACAGTCTGCCATCCCACTTGGTCCTCCCGATGATGCTCATGAGGGAGAACATGAAACAATCGATGCTGCAATCCGTCAATAGTTCCTTAGATTTGTCACTGAGCCCATCCAGTTTGAAATCGAAAAACAGGGCCTCCGAGTCTGGCAGTTTCGCTTGTCCGAACTGCGGCAGGACTTACAAACTGAAGAGTTCGTTGCGCAATCACCAGAAATGGGAGTGCGGCAAGGAGCCACAGTTTAAATGTCCGCATTGCGTTTACAAGGCCAAGCAGAAAATGCACATGGCCAGACACATGGAGAGGATGCACAGGGATTTGAATTTTAGCACGATCAAAACCGAAATTAAAACGGAGGATGATGGTGACAAGTCGGAAATGGGAGCGGAAACTGATTAA
- the LOC109608989 gene encoding longitudinals lacking protein, isoforms A/B/D/L isoform X4, which produces MDDDQQFCLRWNNHQSTLVAVFDTLLENGTLVDCTLAAEGKCLNAHKVVLSACSPYFESLLSRHFDKHPILILKDVKFQELKAMMDYMYRGEVNISQDQLGALLKAAESLQIKGLSDNRKGETERKPAPAPPPPKSPQPTSALPKVQGLTIEQRSREDSREGSQSPGPRKKKRMRRKSEDIDNHDASNSSESHSLPAQNIPSLPAVSKLNADVPEPVETKSDLLRHKQEDIPQVPTIKEKLEHTELMLEPKSEYVEDMNEDSIEDLTLDDDDISNMEQMDEGAGPSHGNMDQGGNQGFGNWHMGNQSQDEVFLAAQEAVGAHRDSQEIMESTLLTNNLENLELQEALDEGWTIQVIYPEEQSVASLLTEDTLISLENIEQPPNEEENTSKIKDKKLKKPVKVQYSECWTTNGFVCPKCGKVYNARKNLARHINIECGKPPKFSCMYCDYKNYRRNEIKKHVSKKHLNKFM; this is translated from the exons ATGGACGACGACCAGCAGTTCTGTTTAAGGTGGAACAACCATCAATCGACACTGGTAGCGGTCTTTGACACATTGTTAGAAAATGGAACGCTGGTTGACTGCACGCTGGCGGCAGAAGGCAAATGCCTAAACgcacacaaagtagttttatctGCCTGCAGTCCGTATTTTGAG tcGTTGCTGTCGCGACACTTTGACAAACATCCCATATTAATACTCAAAGATGTGAAGTTCCAAGAGCTGAAGGCAATGATGGACTACATGTACAGGGGGGAGGTGAACATATCACAGGACCAATTGGGCGCCCTCCTGAAGGCGGCCGAGTCCCTACAGATAAAGGGACTCTCCGACAATAGAAAGGGCGAGACTGAACGCAAACCAGCCCCGGCGCCGCCGCCTCCGAAGAGTCCACAGCCCACATCGGCACTACCAAAAGTACAAGGCCTCACGATAGAACAACGCAGCCGGGAAGATAGCAGGGAGGGAAGCCAGTCGCCGGGTCCACGGAAGAAAAAGCGAATGAGGCGCAAGAGCGAAGACATAGACAACCACGACGCCTCAAACTCCTCCGAATCTCATAGTCTACCCGCCCAAAACATTCCCTCGTTACCTGCCGTATCCAAATTAAATGCCGATGTGCCTGAACCTGTAGAAACCAAATCCGATTTATTAAGGCATAAGCAAGAAGATATCCCACAAGTTCCTacaatcaaagaaaaattagaaCATACTGAACTGATGCTTGAGCCAAAGTCTGAATATGTAGAGGACATGAACGAGGACAGTATTGAAGATTTGACCCTAGATGACGATGATATTAGTAACATGGAACAAATGGACGAAGGAGCTGGGCCTAGTCATGGCAATATGGACCAAGGAGGAAATCAAG GATTCGGAAACTGGCATATGGGAAATCAAAGTCAAGACGAAGTATTTTTGGCCGCGCAAGAGGCCGTTGGTGCACATCGTGATTCACAAG aaatcatGGAGTCAACTCTGCTGACTAACAATTTGGAGAATCTGGAATTACAAGAAGCGTTAGACGAAGGCTGGACGATTCAAGTAATTTATCCAGAAGAACAAAGTGTGGCCTCTTTGTTGACCGAGGACACGTTAATTTCTCTGGAAAATATCGAGCAGCCACCAAACGAAGAAGAAAACACTTCCAAGATAAAGGATAAGAAACTTAAGAAGCCGGTTAAAGTGCAATATTCAGAATGTTGGACAACGAACGGTTTCGTCTGTCCAAAATGTGGAAAAGTGTATAATGCAAGGAAAAATCTAGCCAGGCATATTAACATTGAATGTGGCAAACCACCCAAGTTCTCTTGTATGTAttgtgattataaaaattataggagaaatgaaattaaaaagcatGTAtcgaaaaaacatttaaacaaatttatgtga
- the LOC109608989 gene encoding longitudinals lacking protein, isoforms H/M/V isoform X17 yields MDDDQQFCLRWNNHQSTLVAVFDTLLENGTLVDCTLAAEGKCLNAHKVVLSACSPYFESLLSRHFDKHPILILKDVKFQELKAMMDYMYRGEVNISQDQLGALLKAAESLQIKGLSDNRKGETERKPAPAPPPPKSPQPTSALPKVQGLTIEQRSREDSREGSQSPGPRKKKRMRRKSEDIDNHDASNSSESHSLPAQNIPSLPAVSKLNADVPEPVETKSDLLRHKQEDIPQVPTIKEKLEHTELMLEPKSEYVEDMNEDSIEDLTLDDDDISNMEQMDEGAGPSHGNMDQGGNQGFGNWHMGNQSQDEVFLAAQEAVGAHRDSQDKQYGCDKCRRRFKYASSLHNHKKYTICSGSEAKILTCDHCDFYTRYFNCLKNHLQSKHGFFMDEQMIKILKIKLKERFLQNDLNQTV; encoded by the exons ATGGACGACGACCAGCAGTTCTGTTTAAGGTGGAACAACCATCAATCGACACTGGTAGCGGTCTTTGACACATTGTTAGAAAATGGAACGCTGGTTGACTGCACGCTGGCGGCAGAAGGCAAATGCCTAAACgcacacaaagtagttttatctGCCTGCAGTCCGTATTTTGAG tcGTTGCTGTCGCGACACTTTGACAAACATCCCATATTAATACTCAAAGATGTGAAGTTCCAAGAGCTGAAGGCAATGATGGACTACATGTACAGGGGGGAGGTGAACATATCACAGGACCAATTGGGCGCCCTCCTGAAGGCGGCCGAGTCCCTACAGATAAAGGGACTCTCCGACAATAGAAAGGGCGAGACTGAACGCAAACCAGCCCCGGCGCCGCCGCCTCCGAAGAGTCCACAGCCCACATCGGCACTACCAAAAGTACAAGGCCTCACGATAGAACAACGCAGCCGGGAAGATAGCAGGGAGGGAAGCCAGTCGCCGGGTCCACGGAAGAAAAAGCGAATGAGGCGCAAGAGCGAAGACATAGACAACCACGACGCCTCAAACTCCTCCGAATCTCATAGTCTACCCGCCCAAAACATTCCCTCGTTACCTGCCGTATCCAAATTAAATGCCGATGTGCCTGAACCTGTAGAAACCAAATCCGATTTATTAAGGCATAAGCAAGAAGATATCCCACAAGTTCCTacaatcaaagaaaaattagaaCATACTGAACTGATGCTTGAGCCAAAGTCTGAATATGTAGAGGACATGAACGAGGACAGTATTGAAGATTTGACCCTAGATGACGATGATATTAGTAACATGGAACAAATGGACGAAGGAGCTGGGCCTAGTCATGGCAATATGGACCAAGGAGGAAATCAAG GATTCGGAAACTGGCATATGGGAAATCAAAGTCAAGACGAAGTATTTTTGGCCGCGCAAGAGGCCGTTGGTGCACATCGTGATTCACAAG ataaGCAATACGGATGTGACAAGTGCCGCAGACGTTTTAAGTATGCTTCATCTTTGCataatcacaaaaaatatacgaTTTGTTCTGGTTCAGAAGCTAAAATTCTCACATGTGATCACTGTGACTTTTACACGAGATATTTCAATTGTCTCAAGAATCACCTTCAAAGCAAACACGGCTTTTTTATGGACGAGCAAatgattaagattttaaagattaaattgaAGGAAcgatttttacaaaatgatCTTAATCAAACTGTGTAA